TTACTTTTacttaaatcatttttacttaactaaaataatcaattatgCAACAAGtgttactttaaaaaaatggatttatGGATTTAGGTGAATGACAGGGGTCACTGGGTCAAATCAAGTTAGGTTTGGGTTGGATTCAAGTTGGGTTTGGGTTTGGGGTTGGGGTTGGGTTGTGGTCGAGTTTGAGAGGGCTTTGGCAGATCTAACCAGCATAACCAAGTTTGGTTCATTTGTCATTATGGTCTCCTCTAAGGCAGGATGCAAAATATTATTCGCTACGTCTAAAattagttgagtcatttttcttgttgACACGAGAATTAAGGAATTGAtgtttaaaaagttaaatgaagtgagacaaaccaaaaaagaaaaatgaatcatttttAGTGGAGCGGAACGAAAGGAGTACTATTGATGTACCAAATCCGAGAAGCTCtacttcataaaaaatgatacaGATAAAGTAGTACATTGATTTGCTGGATTCGGATCATTCTCGAGCAAATTCAAATACTTGATAAAAAATTCATGCACAATAAATGGTGTCTAATTCAGCCATAccatttgaaatataaaaaaaatgtaaatcagCTATACCAATCAAGAAAGAGAACTGAAAAGGTAaggacaaataaaaagagcAAAAGAAATGTTCTGCTACTGCTATTCCTTTGGATGGCTTGTGACAGCTCTTTATTCCCAAGCACCACATTATTTGTAGCCTCAACTGCCTGTTTAATCCAAAACCAAGGGAATAGTAATCTATATCATGAAGTAGATGAAGTTCATTGGCTTGGAAAAGTGGATGTAAGTTCGTTTACCTGCTCGTACAAAAATTCGATCTGTTGGGCCTGTTGCAAAACATGAGTCGACATGAGGTGGTTCAGTGCAGACATTTCCACCATCTTCGTCTCTGTATCCTGAACAGCGTCTAACATCGTAGCTAACTCTACCTGCATCAACAATACACAAACTCAGAAAATCAATTCGAGAAACTATGGCTTGACTAGTCGATTACCTGAAGGGCATGTGTCTCATCATCTAAGTACTGTTGCTGGAATCTAATTGGCTCTGCTTGACCATCATCTTTCTGCCTCGTTTCTGCATTGCTTACTTCCCTCGACGACTCAATATTTCCAGAAGTTGAGCTCTCTGCAACAGTAGAGCCTTTCTGCTTTACTTTTCTTCTTGGTGTCACCCTGTTGATAGCTTCTCGAAAGCGTACAGCTCGAAGCTTATCAAACTGGGATGTTACCGAGTGAAGTTTTTCGCTTAAGATCAATACCTGcaattacaaaaaatagtttagCTAAGCAAAAAAGTCttattgagaaaatgaaaataccttcatttttttatatactctatCACATGGAAATGAGTCTCTGCTTCCTATaaaagatttttgaaaaaagacATCAAGTAATAAGTAGCAGCATTACTAACAAAATCATGGTTATCGCACAATGTTCAGTACTCATAGACAAATGAATTTCACGGTAGAGTCTCGGATTTCGGACCACCAATATTGATTACCAAGACAAGGTCCAAAACCTAGTATTTGAACAGCTGGAGTAAAAATCCAGAGATATGAAAACAATAACCACAGCCGCAACTGTAAAACAAGTACTAAAAAGCATTACGACTGATATCAATACAATGCAGATAAAGTCATACCACTCCATGTTTGTGAGCTATGGTATCAGCATTCGAACTGTCACTCCTTATACCAAGCCATCCCTTTGAATTTTCTTCCTCGTTATTTATGCTATTCTTGAGTACATCTATTTGCTCTTTGCAGGCTTTTATGAAAACTGTAACCTGCATAATGTAGAGTTTGTCAAGAGATCATGTAGGTAACTCCACAGAATTTGACAATATGGAGCAGCAAACCTCTTACTCAAAGAAACTAAACAGATACAAAGTAATTAAGGCAAACTCGAGTAAATCACACTGAGCAATTTATTTCAAAGATAATCTGCTAGTTCCCAGATAATTAAGATTCAACGGGCAGAACAGAGCAAGAGTAAGAGGCTGGGTATTTCAACAAGATAAGTCAAGTTGGGAATTGGGATATTCAGCTACACAACTGGAGACTccacaatttaaaattgacatgaaTAAAGTATGTACTTAGCACAtgtataattcaaataaaacaaaggtCGGAAAGATTCCTCCACCAAAGTAGATGTagataatattctaaatataatatgaagCTGAGAAATAATATGGGAGATATACATTGGTAGCATATTTTGCGTAGCTATGTCAAACAACCAAGCCAATACATTATCCATGTAAGTATCAGAAAAATCAACAGTAGCAACATGTGACCGTTTAGCCTTTTCAAGAATGCAATTGGTCTATATCATGGTGATACTTTGGGATAGATTTTACTAGTTATCCTATAACATACTTTACTAATCAACTTAAAATTGGTAGGTTACGGAAACTTAGCCAATCTATAGAAATGGTGTGAAATTGTGAATACATGAAatcatcataatttaaaacCCAATATTAACTTCATATCCGGATcccattcataaaaaatcataaatttaagtaaattaCACTTTATGGCCCGGCCTCTGGCCGAGTTTTAGAAATGGCAAAAATACTCCAACCTTTCACCGAATTAAATGGCCAGGCATGGTCATATCCAGAAACCGAATCATAGCTTTTTCGTGCCAAGGCAAGAATCCGGTACTGAAAATCCGCTCTCAAGCCTTTTGGAGATTCAGTGAATGGTTGGGAATTTTTTTGCAGTTTTTGACAGTCTAGTCATTTCTAAGCCCAGCCAAACTGCCAAAGGTCATAAGTAATCCTAAATCCTTAACAATcattttatgagaaaaaacAAGGGAGCTCTAGACAAAGAACTAGATACAAGTAGACATGCCAAATGTTATAACTTATACGTAATCCTAAACTTAATGCATAAATCCTTAACAATTATTCgtaaaggaaaaaaacagtACTTGACGTATAAAACTGGGGAACAAATGTATATCTCACCTCATGCTCGATGCTATCCCTCTCTTTTTCAGTAATTCGGTGTACATCTACGTAATCCTTTTTATGCTTCAAGAGGAACTGCTCTAATGCTCTAATACTTTCAAGCTGGCAAAAAATTTTAGCACATCAACTCagaaaaatagttatatataGATGCCAGTATCACAAACATTCAATCAATAATCTTCCCAGCTATGTGATACAAATATACCGTTGTCAGTGTAGCTTTGGTGAACATTGATCTTTCTAGTGACTTATGCATGATAAAAGACGCCATTATCGCTGCAATTTTCGACTGCCAAAAGAATTGACAAATCAGAGAAAGATAGAGCAACCACTGAGAAGAAAGAGTGAAGATGCAGTAATCTAAAAATCTACAACAATATGGAAAACCatgatgaaatgaaattaataaagttcAGAAAGGTTTAGAACCTCATCATATCCCAAATTTAGTGCTGCTCGGCGTGCAGCATCCTTAAAATCCTCAGTTCTATCTCTGGCTTTTGTCATGCCTTAAACTCCTATTTAGCAGGAGCGGAGTGCCCTTCTCTAGAAAAGcataaaagaattgaaaaCCTCTATTCATAATTGACGTAAACAAAGAAAACTGATCAAAGAGTAATTAGGggataaaagaaagaaagaacataaaaattcaagaaacTCAAATGTCAAACACACTGACATGACATGATAAACATCAACGATTGCACAGATtcataattaacataaaaaaaattccaaatcttTGAAAATTATTACAAATCTGAGAGAAATAAACCTCGGAATCGCACGTCTAGAGAAAACGATCTGGGAAGAGATCAACAATAATTCAAACCTCAAAGCTATTATACCAAGTGTGCCATAGattgttttctttctctcaaaactatttaaatttgaagtttATTATAAGAATTAGGGTTGAATTGTAATCAGGCAAACGCAATGTATTTGTAACAAGAAACATCTTTTTTGTTCTAGAAAAAAAGCAATCTACAACGATGTCACTAAAACCGTCTCTCCCCTTAATTATTCATAGGTCCAACAACATTTTTTACCCCATCTCTACTTAAGAAATAACACCCACAACCAACCATCCATTTCCTAAATATGCATGGTTCccattcttcaattttttttcatttgtcaaTAGTATGGTCAAAGGCAATAGCTGAGTGTGCATAAGTTGGGTGGTCTTCAACAAGTTTAAGGAATTGAAGGCTTTAGGGCCATGGTTCCAGAGGCGTTTAAGAATTGCTTGGACTAAACCTGGAGTCCAAGGAAAACAGTGTTGATGCATTGGTAAATTTGGCTAGTAACTCTgaattgtttgacttttatttagtttgaaGTTAAAGGTCATTTACATTGGTTGAAAAGCAAACACTTGTTAATAACAAAACTTCATTGTTAAAGATGAAGTTCAAAAtagtaaatgaaattataGGGGAAATGACAGAGAGAGAATAGAAATCAGGAAAAAACAAGAGAAAAGGATTGAGTACCAATatttcagagagagagagagagaagtctGGTGCACAAGGAAAGCTAGAGAAGAGTAAAGGAGATTTAACCTGCCCAAAGGAATAATTAACATGCACAACATTAAAATAGTGGTCAACTTCTTCAATAGTGGCAACATATCTAGATTTTCTTCTGCAATCTGCCCTACCGTAAACATTCAGTTTTGGGGCTAGCCCGACAACAAGTTTACTCAAAAATGATCAAGAACTAACCTGTGATAACAAATTGCCAATGGTTTGTAACTAACATCTGACATTTGCGACTTTAAATCAAACATTTGACTTGCACAAGATTCTTAAAAATCTTGAACTTCTATATTTTAGATGAGCAGTTGAGCATCTGATCCCAGATCCTACGTTGAAAAACATTATTTCAAGATATcaaagcaataaaaaatattagaaaaaacaTCCTGTGAAATTTCAAATGTGAGTGGTACCCCTAAGCTGCTTAAATATCAATCAGCACTCAATAGCAACAACGTTATAGAAATGGCTAGCTAGCAAGCAAACAACTTCTATAATGATCTGTGCTCCCTACTAGAAAACTTCCAAACTTTACGAAAAAAAACTCATGTATCAAGTAGAGCACCTAATCATGAGAATAACAAAATCATTTCATGAATTATGAATGCTGcagttaaaaatgaaaagaaagacAAGCTAATCCTGCAAGTAGAGCTGGTTCAACGCCAATGGACACAAGGAGTTTGGGATTTTGATTTGGGGAAATACAAATGACTCATCAGGCATGACTCACTGTACACATTGTAAATTGGGTAGATTTCTGAACCCTAACATCACCAAAATTATCAGATACAAATCCTGCATGTGTATCACGAACAAATTATAAACCAATCGGCAATGACAAGCTATGAAATTTGTAGTCAGTTAATTGTGTCAAGGAAATCAATCGATTAAATGATCTAATCATACGCTTACCTGCTGTTGTCGGAGGCTGGAGGCTGGGAGAGGGGCATAAGCAGAGAGAACGAGTGGGAGATGGCACAGAGGAGAAGAGACAAAGCGAGAAAGGCTGAGAGTGAAAGAGAGCGACTGAGactgaaagagagagagaggtcgGAGACGATGAAGAGAAAAGAGGGgactttttattaaataggCGATCAAATAAGCTCAATTAGTTGTGCGAGTTGTGGTGACCTTGGTCACGTTCGATAACTTTCAATCTTAATCCGTAAATTTAGTCGAGCTCGAAATCTATCTAAAATTTctcacatataaaaaaagggaattttgagagtatttatagaattacaATTCTTAGCGCTAgaataattagaataaatttagttttgttaattaatttgtatatatctCAACCAACAGTTTGTGGACTATTTATTATTGCCCATGTACCAGTTACCACGAAATTCAAGTTTGTGGATTATTATCTTAACCATTTCTAAGGCCTATTCAAGTGGAATTGGACCGACAAATAGGAGCAGGGGTACAATTtgatttctaaatatattttatgcatgattatatatttattactaaaaaaaataactcctATCATTTTGTCTTCATTTCGTGATTTATGGTATCTTAATTTCAAGACCTCTTATGTTGTCTATTATACCTATAAAAGGCATTGAGTTGTAGATGAATTACATATCAACAAAAGCATTCTTCATTGAtgaggctcgt
The genomic region above belongs to Salvia hispanica cultivar TCC Black 2014 chromosome 3, UniMelb_Shisp_WGS_1.0, whole genome shotgun sequence and contains:
- the LOC125210300 gene encoding syntaxin-81-like, translated to MTKARDRTEDFKDAARRAALNLGYDESKIAAIMASFIMHKSLERSMFTKATLTTLESIRALEQFLLKHKKDYVDVHRITEKERDSIEHEVTVFIKACKEQIDVLKNSINNEEENSKGWLGIRSDSSNADTIAHKHGVVLILSEKLHSVTSQFDKLRAVRFREAINRVTPRRKVKQKGSTVAESSTSGNIESSREVSNAETRQKDDGQAEPIRFQQQYLDDETHALQVELATMLDAVQDTETKMVEMSALNHLMSTHVLQQAQQIEFLYEQAVEATNNVVLGNKELSQAIQRNSSSRTFLLLFLFVLTFSVLFLDWYS